The region CGGGCACCCGGACGGTGACCGACCCGGTGGGAACCCACTCGGTTGCCGTATTGCCGTCACGCGGAGACACGGCACGACAGTAGCGCCGCGCCGAGGACAGGGTGAACCCCCGTCGTGTCGCGGGTTTGCGCGCCGAACGTACCGCCGGGCCGCAGCGCAGCGCTCCGGGGTGTCGTCGAGGGAGTCGCCGACGGTCGGGACTCATCGTCGGCGGGGCGGCCCTGCGGCGGCGCTTCACCGGTTCGGTATCGAATCAGCCTGCCGCACTTGGTCATACACCGACGCTCGGCTTCACTCGCCACAGGGAGAAGGGCCGCGAGGCGTCGAAGGGTCAACGCCCCTGTCGCAGAGACGATTTCCGACCGCAACGCCGGCGTACCGGTCGAATTAGCTGTGCCGCAACGCAGCCCGGGTGACGGAGTCGCTTACCGCGACGGGACCTCGTCGTGGGTGTCGGTGACCGGCTCGGCCGTCTCGGCCGGAGTTGCCTTGGGAACCACGTGCCAGTCTTCGGAGCGCTGCAGCAACCGCACGAAATCGGCGACGCCCAGCGTCTCACCGCGCCGAGACGGGTCGATGCTGGCGGCGAGCAGTCGGCTGGCCGACTCGTTGCCCGACCCGGCCCACTCGGCGAACGCGTTGCGTGCCGTCTTGCGCCGCTGCGCGAACGCCACGTCGATGAGCTCGAAAACCTGCTGGCGGAACTCGGTGTCGGTGGGCCACGGCGAGGTCTCGTACCGGTCGATCCGGACCAGACCCGAGTAGACCCGCGGAATCGGCCAGAACACCGTCGGCGACACCATGCCGTAGCGGCGGACGTTGCCGAAGAACCGGACCTTGACGCTGGGGACGCCGTAGTCCTTGCCGCCGGGCTCGGCGGCGAGCCGCTCGGCGACCTCGGCCTGCACCATCACCATGACGGTGCGGATCGACGGGAACTCGGCGAGCAGGTGCAGCAACGCGGGCACGGCCACGTTGTACGGCAGGTTGGCAACCAGCGCCGTCGGCTCCTCGGTCAGCTCGGACCGCTGGAACGTCAGGATGTCGCGGTTGAGCACGGTGAGCCGGTTGATCTCGCTGTGCGAGTGATCCGCGATCGTCGTCGGGAGCTGGCGGGCCAGCACCGGATCGATCTCCACCGCCGTCACCCGGGCGCCGCGGTCCAGCAGCGCCAGCGTCAGCGACCCGAGACCGGGCCCGACCTCGAGGACGTGGTCGGACCGGTTCACACCCGACGCCGAGACGATGCGCCGCACGGTGTTTGCGTCGTGAACGAAGTTCTGCCCGAACGATTTGCGCGGCCGGAAGTCGATGGACTTTGCCAGATGCCGAATTTCAGTTCGCCCGAGCAGCCGTATCGTCACGACGCACCGATCCTCCCGCTACACACCGGCCACGCGCCCCAGCCTTGGCGCGCCCTGGTCACTTCAGCAATTGCGATCTGCTCTTCTCTGGTTGCCAGATCCGCCCGCTGAGCATACCTCAGACCACCGTTGCGCTCCCAGGTGTTTTGATCAAATTGGACGCCACCGAAAAATCCGTTGCCGGTATTGATGGCCCAATTACCTCCGGCTTCGCAGCGCGCCAGTGCGTCCCAGGTCGAACCATTGGAAATCGGGGGAACTTCGGTGCCCGGCTTGGCACCGACACGCAGCACACCGGGACGGGCCGGAGTGATTACGACATTGGCTACTGGCAGTCTGCCCGTCTCCGCGCCGTTGACGGTGGCGACCGAGAAAGTGACGTCCTGCGTGCCCGGCATTCCGGGATCCTCGACGATCTGGCGGCTCATGTTCAGCGTCGGATCCTCGATGCGCTGGTTGTTCGGCACAAGCGGCAGCCGCTGCGTGACCTTCTGGATCCGCACCCGGGTGACGTTGACCTGCATGCCGTCGAACACCGGCGCCGACGGTGCTGGGACAACCGTGTCACTTTGCTGCAGAGGTGCTCCCGCCGCGTCGAGTAGCGCCGCCACGTTCGGGGCCGCCAGGTGCACCGTCCGGACCGCTCCGCCGTCGTCGAGCCGGACGGTCTTGGGGCTGACCACCGGAAGCGCCATGCCGCCGAGGGGGACGCGGCTGCCGCGGGAGGCCGCGACAGGTGCCTTGTCCGTCATCCGCAGCTGAGCCAGTGCCTCCTGCACGGTCGACGCCGTGGTCCACACCTGCTGGCTGCCGCCGCCGTCGGTGGAGATCTCCAGCGGCCGGCTCCGGCGCAGCACGATGGTGTCGGACTGATGCACCGGGGTGTCCGGGGCCGGGTAGACGTCGTCGCGGTCGGTGACGTCGAAGCCGTTCTCCTTGATGACGTCGATCACGCGCGACTTCATCGTCGGCACCGTCATCGAGGCTCCGTCGACCGTCAGGGTCACGGTCTTGTGCACGGCGACGGCGGTCGCGCCCGCGAACACCAGCACCAGCAACATCGCAGCGACGAGCGCCCGCAAGATCGGCGAGCGCGTCTGATGAAGTTTGGTCAACGCGTTTGCAGCATTCAAAAGTCTGTTTATCTCCGATTAGCGCACCAGGGTGGGAGCGGGTGACCATGGTGTGTTGATCACAAGACGGTAACGAAAAGGTCTAGGACCAGCAACCCGCCAGACCGTACATCCGCACCGCCGTCGCGGAGCTCTCTTCGGCGATCGCCTCCGCGGGCCGGCCGACGACGTCGGCCAACGCTCGAACAGTGTAGGGCAGACAGTAGGGCTCGTTCGGCGCCCCGCGGTACGGGTGCGGGGTCAGAAACGGGGCGTCGGTCTCGACCAGCAGCTGCTCAGCGGGGATCAGCCGGGCGGCTTCGCGCAGCGCACGGGCGTTTTTGAAGCTCACCGTCCCGGACAGACTGAGCACCCAGCCGGCGTCGACGCAAGTCCGTGCCATCGAGGCGTCCGAGGAAAAACAGTGGAAGATCACATTCTCCGGCGCTCCCTCGGCGCGCAGGACGTCGAGCACGTCGGCGTCGGCGTCGCGATTGTGGATCATCAGCGGCTTGCCGGTCCGCTTCGCCAGGTCGATGTGCCACGCGAACGCCTCCCGCTGGCGAGCCGGGTCGGCACAGCCCTCCAAGCGGCCGGGCCAGTACAGGTCCAACCCGGTCTCCCCGATCGCGACCACCCGCGGATGCTCGGCGAGCCGCTCGATCTCCGCACGCGCCTCACCGGTCAGCGCGTCCGCGCGGGTGGGGTGCAGCGCCACCGCGGCATAGACCCGGTCGTCCCAGCCGGCCGCGTCGACGGCCCAGCGTGCGGAGTCGAGGTCGTCGGCGATGGTGACCACCGCGCGCACCCCCACCCCCTCGGCGCGGTCGAGGATCACGCGGACGTCGTCGGCGTCGTCGGCCCCGCACGCGTCGAGATGGGTGTGAGCATCGATCAGCGGGGAGAGCGGCTCCGGAAGGGGCGGCGGCTCGCGCCGCTGTGCAGAAGAGCTCACGGCCCACACTTTAGGGTGAGGTCAAATGAGCGAGCCCTACTACATCACGACGGCCATCGCCTATCCCAACGGCGACCCGCACGTCGGACACGCATACGAATACATCGCCACCGATGCGATCGCGCGGTTCAAGCGGCTGGACGGCTTCGACGTCCGCTTCCTGACCGGCACCGACGTGCACGGCCTCAAGATGGCCGAGACGGCGGCCAAGGAGGGCATCCCGACCGCCGAGCTGGCGCGGCGCAACTCCGATGTGTTCCAGCGACTGCAGGAGAAGCTCAACATCTCCTTCGACCGCTTCATCCGCACCAGCGACGCCGACCACTACGAGGCGTCCAAGGCGATCTGGACCCGCATGGTCGACGCCGGCGACGTCTACCTCGACGCGTACTCGGGCTGGTACTCGGTCCGCGACGAGCGGTTCTTCGCCGAGAACGAGACCACGGTCGCCGAGGACGGCGTCCGGGTGTCGATCGAGACCGGCACCCCGGTGACGTGGACCGAGGAGCAGACGTATTTCTTCCGGCTCTCGGCGTACGCCGACCGGCTGCTCGCCCACTACGCCGAACACCCGGAGTTCATCGAACCCGAGGTGCGGCGCAACGAGGTCGTCAGCTTCGTCTCCGGCGGCCTGCGCGACCTGTCGATCTCGCGGACGACGTTCGACTGGGGCGTGCCGGTGCCCGGCCATCCCGACCACGTCATGTACGTGTGGGTCGATGCGCTGACCAACTACCTGACCGGCGTCGGCTATCCCGACACCGAGTCCGAGGTGTTCCGCCGGTACTGGCCCGCCGACCTGCACATGATCGGCAAGGACATCATCCGGTTCCACACGGTGTACTGGCCGGCGTTTCTGATGTCGGCCGGCATCGAGTTGCCGAAGAAGGTCTTCGCGCACGGCTTCCTGTTCAACCGCGGCGAGAAGATGAGCAAGTCGGTCGGCAACGTCGTCGACCCCAACGACCTCGTCGACACGTTCGGGCTGGACCAGGTGCGCTACTTCCTGCTGCGCGAGGTGCCGTTCGGCCAGGACGGGAGTTACAGCGAAGACGGCATCATCGCCCGGGTCAACGCCGACCTCGCCAACGAGTTCGGCAACCTGGCGCAGCGGTCCCTGTCGATGGTCGCCAAGAATCTCGACGGCGTGGTGCCCGCACCGGGTGATCTCACCGTCGAGGACACCGAGTTGCTCGCCGCCGCCGACGCACTGCTGGACCGGGTGCGCGGCCACTACGCGGCGACGGCCATGCACCTGGCGTTGGAGGCGATCTGGTCGGTGCTGGGTGCGGCCAACCGCTACTTCTCGGCGCAGGAACCGTGGGTGCTGCGCAAGACCGATCCGGAGCGGTTCGGCACGGTGCTCTACACGACGCTGGAGGTGGTGCGCATCGCCGCGCTGCTCTGCCAGCCGGTCATGCCGGAGTCGTCGGCCAAGCTGCTCGACCTGCTCGGCCAGCCCGGCGACCGGCGCGATCTCACGGCCGTGGCCGCGCGCCTGACGCCCGGGATCACGCTGCCCGCGCCGTCGGGCGTCTTCCCGCGGTACCAGGCGGACTGACAAGGTCTCGAGTGTGACATGCATCACCACGTGTCACACTGCGGCGGTCACCGGTGTCTTGAGGTCAGCGCGACTCAACGCGGAGTCGACGACCTCGAAGGAGATGAAGATGACCCCGAACCACTCCACGGTCCTGGTGATCGGCGGCGGATACGCCGGCGTGATGGCGGCCAACCGGCTCAAGACGCGGAACGACCTGACGGTGAAGCTGATCAACCCCCGGCCGGAGTTCGTGGAGCGAATCCGCCTGCACCAGTTGGCCGTTGCCGACGAGTCCACCAGCCGGGTGGCCCTCGCCGACTACGGCACCGTACTGAACGCCGGCGTGCAACTGGTCGTCGACAGCGTCGAGCGCATCGACGCCGCCGCCCACCGGGTCACGCTCGCCTCGGGCGCCACCCTGGACTACGACTACCTCGTCTATG is a window of Mycolicibacterium chubuense NBB4 DNA encoding:
- the rsmA gene encoding 16S rRNA (adenine(1518)-N(6)/adenine(1519)-N(6))-dimethyltransferase RsmA, whose product is MTIRLLGRTEIRHLAKSIDFRPRKSFGQNFVHDANTVRRIVSASGVNRSDHVLEVGPGLGSLTLALLDRGARVTAVEIDPVLARQLPTTIADHSHSEINRLTVLNRDILTFQRSELTEEPTALVANLPYNVAVPALLHLLAEFPSIRTVMVMVQAEVAERLAAEPGGKDYGVPSVKVRFFGNVRRYGMVSPTVFWPIPRVYSGLVRIDRYETSPWPTDTEFRQQVFELIDVAFAQRRKTARNAFAEWAGSGNESASRLLAASIDPSRRGETLGVADFVRLLQRSEDWHVVPKATPAETAEPVTDTHDEVPSR
- a CDS encoding resuscitation-promoting factor, encoding MLLVLVFAGATAVAVHKTVTLTVDGASMTVPTMKSRVIDVIKENGFDVTDRDDVYPAPDTPVHQSDTIVLRRSRPLEISTDGGGSQQVWTTASTVQEALAQLRMTDKAPVAASRGSRVPLGGMALPVVSPKTVRLDDGGAVRTVHLAAPNVAALLDAAGAPLQQSDTVVPAPSAPVFDGMQVNVTRVRIQKVTQRLPLVPNNQRIEDPTLNMSRQIVEDPGMPGTQDVTFSVATVNGAETGRLPVANVVITPARPGVLRVGAKPGTEVPPISNGSTWDALARCEAGGNWAINTGNGFFGGVQFDQNTWERNGGLRYAQRADLATREEQIAIAEVTRARQGWGAWPVCSGRIGAS
- a CDS encoding TatD family hydrolase, which gives rise to MSSSAQRREPPPLPEPLSPLIDAHTHLDACGADDADDVRVILDRAEGVGVRAVVTIADDLDSARWAVDAAGWDDRVYAAVALHPTRADALTGEARAEIERLAEHPRVVAIGETGLDLYWPGRLEGCADPARQREAFAWHIDLAKRTGKPLMIHNRDADADVLDVLRAEGAPENVIFHCFSSDASMARTCVDAGWVLSLSGTVSFKNARALREAARLIPAEQLLVETDAPFLTPHPYRGAPNEPYCLPYTVRALADVVGRPAEAIAEESSATAVRMYGLAGCWS
- the metG gene encoding methionine--tRNA ligase; its protein translation is MSEPYYITTAIAYPNGDPHVGHAYEYIATDAIARFKRLDGFDVRFLTGTDVHGLKMAETAAKEGIPTAELARRNSDVFQRLQEKLNISFDRFIRTSDADHYEASKAIWTRMVDAGDVYLDAYSGWYSVRDERFFAENETTVAEDGVRVSIETGTPVTWTEEQTYFFRLSAYADRLLAHYAEHPEFIEPEVRRNEVVSFVSGGLRDLSISRTTFDWGVPVPGHPDHVMYVWVDALTNYLTGVGYPDTESEVFRRYWPADLHMIGKDIIRFHTVYWPAFLMSAGIELPKKVFAHGFLFNRGEKMSKSVGNVVDPNDLVDTFGLDQVRYFLLREVPFGQDGSYSEDGIIARVNADLANEFGNLAQRSLSMVAKNLDGVVPAPGDLTVEDTELLAAADALLDRVRGHYAATAMHLALEAIWSVLGAANRYFSAQEPWVLRKTDPERFGTVLYTTLEVVRIAALLCQPVMPESSAKLLDLLGQPGDRRDLTAVAARLTPGITLPAPSGVFPRYQAD